From one Mya arenaria isolate MELC-2E11 chromosome 4, ASM2691426v1 genomic stretch:
- the LOC128229941 gene encoding uncharacterized protein LOC128229941: MESKDSKLIKKTGRKTPKYCCICKGIYRGKVIDGRKVSLHRFPQNKRLKRVWVQRCKTVMRSFQWNEHRRLCSEHFVGFRGPSFQHTLPSMFPTETGATKTFQPTLLDEDVGDDDDGDTVNDDLDLELSNDDSIQPQLSFVSPSGHAIDTSVHLHDYCMGPVLQPQNQSFRCCDTQTENNCAVMEVQTEESFLGKNSRLQFTNRTFY; the protein is encoded by the exons ATGGAAAGTAAAGATTCAAAACTAATAAAGAAAACGGGCAGGAAAACCCCTAAGTACTGTTGTATTTGTAAAGGAATTTACAGAGGAAAGGTTATTGATGGGAGAAAAGTGTCATTGCACCGTTTTCCTCAGAACAAACGTTTAAAACGTGTGTGGGTGCAGCGATGTAAAACGGTCATGAGATCGTTCCAGTGGAATGAACACAGACGATTGTGTAGTGAGCATTTTGTTGGCTTCAGAGGACCTTCATTCCAGCATACACTTCCATCTATGTTTCCAACTGAGACTGGTGCTACCAAAACCTTCCAGCcaacg CTCCTTGATGAAGAcgtaggtgatgatgatgatggtgatacggtCAATGACGATTTAGACCTAGAACTGTCAAATGATGATAGTATACAGCCACAACTGTCATTTGTATCCCCTTCCGGGCATGCCATTGATACCTCTGTCCACCTGCATGATTACTGCATGGGACCAGTACTACAGCCACAGAATCAGTCCTTTag atGTTGTGACACACAGACTGAGAACAACTGTGCAGTGATGGAAGTACAAACTGAAGAAAGTTTCCTGGGAAAAAACAGCAGACTTCAGTTCACAAACAGAACATTCTACTAG
- the LOC128230971 gene encoding uncharacterized protein LOC128230971, whose product MADVDNEITGACMNNNELTPFKVVDLKRYLANRKLNVSGLKCELIERIKGAYRLSITDKRVLEERDREERERRATERFILPCGEGLPPPSTLKAWKSTIDLFPAVEEKDIYNYIVLKRDSKRQLKARTYYVDGHVQKVEVHLISEECSHCYVQASVLPSFPTADKRKSPEYQPWILLSKVTGCIHSAFCNCPAGEGECCNHIGALLYGLEDLTRKKTLAPTSKPCAWNNFSMLSAPRKRKLSPRKSEDLMFSKKKLYNVSVRKVSVNKNHELNSINGCTVNIDRFRQKLVGSKLNVGWLKNFEIETTENEPDLPVLHSVPFNYHDSVNLRDSSSKTVFLDHFDSLKQSAEEIQLTEILTRGQKSGKWQEARKERLTASNFGSICRRKESTEPDGLLRQMLYSNFTSKYTEYGIKHEKAAKRMYAKAMQTDHKGLAVKDSGLVVCADRPYLGASPDGLVFCSHCTESVGLVEIKCPASKKWRMQTPEECCEDNDFFCQLENGKVLLKETHKYYYQVQGQMGITGRKWCDFVVWTCVGLSIQRIAFCESFWLKMLCQLDRFCLESYIPELYAQRVKRGMSLFN is encoded by the exons ATGGCCGACGTAGACAATGAGATCACTGGGGCGTGTATGAATAACAATGAGTTGACACCATTTAAGGTCGTCGATTTGAAAAGATACCTTGCGAACCGGAAATTGAATGTATCAGGTCTTAAATGCGAATTGATTGAGAGGATAAAAGGCGCATATAGACTTTCTATAACTGACAAACGCGTGCTGGAGGAGAGAGATCGGGAAGAAAGAGAGAGAAGAGCAACCGAACGCTTTATCCTCCCATGTGGCGAGGGTCTTCCACCGCCATCAACACTGAAGGCATGGAAGTCCACTATTGATCTGTTTCCTGCTGTAGAGGAAAAGGATATATACAACTACATTGTACTGAAAAGAGACTCGAAACGTCAATTGAAGGCGAGGACTTATTATGTGGACGGACATGTACAGAAAGTTGAG GTCCATCTCATAAGCGAAGAGTGCAGCCACTGTTATGTTCAAGCTTCCGTGCTGCCATCATTTCCAACTGCAGACAAAAGAAAGTCACCAGAGTACCAACCCTGGATCCTTCTGTCGAAAGTGACTGGCTGCATACACTCCGCGTTCTGCAACTGTCCAGCTGG tGAAGGTGAATGCTGCAACCATATTGGTGCCCTGCTGTATGGACTTGAAGACCTGACGCGTAAAAAAACCCTTGCTCCAACATCCAAACCCTGTGCCTGGAACAACTTCAGCATGCTGTCTGCACCACGGAAACGTAAGCTGTCGCCTAGGAAATCTGAAGATCTTATGTTCTCAAAGAAGAAACTGTACAACGTGTCAGTACGTAaagtttctgtaaacaaaaaccATGAACTGAACTCTATCAATGGATGCACTGTTAACATTGACAGATTTAGGCAGAAACTGGTTGGTTCGAAGTTGAATGTAGGCTggttaaaaaactttgaaattgaaacaactgaaaatgaaccagatCTCCCTGTGTTACATTCTGTGCCATTCAACTACCATGATAGTGTAAACTTGAGGGACAGTTCTAGTAAGACAGTGTTTTTGGATCATTTTGACTCTTTGAAGCAAAGCGCTGAAGAAATTCAATTAACTGAAATCTTAACAAGGGGCCAAAAAAGTGGGAAATGGCAAGAGGCCAGAAAAGAACGCCTAACAGCTTCAAACTTTGGCAGCATCTGTCGTAGGAAAGAATCAACTGAACCTGACGGACTCCTGCGGCAGATGTTGTATTCCAATTTCACAAGCAAGTACACAGAATATGGAATTAAACATGAGAAGGCTGCAAAGAGAATGTATGCGAAAGCAATGCAAACTGACCACAAAGGACTAGCAGTTAAAgacagtggtctagttgtatgtGCCGACAGACCCTACCTTGGTGCCAGTCCAGATGGGCTTGTGTTCTGTTCACATTGTACAGAAAGTGTTGGTCTGGTTGAGATTAAGTGTCCTGCCTCTAAGAAATGGAGGATGCAAACGCCTGAGGAATGCTGTgaagacaatgattttttttgtcagttagaGAATGGCAAGGTGTTACTCAaggaaacacacaaatattactaCCAGGTCCAAGGGCAGATGGGAATCACCGGGAGGAAATGGTGTGATTTTGTAGTTTGGACATGTGTAGGTCTTTCTATACAGAGAATTGCATTTTGTGAatcattttggctgaaaatgttgtgtcAACTTGACAGATTTTGCCTTGAATCATACATTCCTGAACTGTACGCACAACGTGTTAAAAGGGGAATGAGTCTGTTCAATTGA